A stretch of Aeromicrobium tamlense DNA encodes these proteins:
- a CDS encoding copper resistance CopC/CopD family protein, producing MTFAPRARRARLAAVLSGLLLLLVWPAAAFGHATPIGSNPADGQVLTSSPSELTVSFTEPVTLAGNGNAVLDATGEEEPAEFSVRDSVLTIRPEQPLPTGTHVVTWRVVSADSHPVTGGFTFAVGEATPGAIGVPDSEAQRELVVGRSVVEALRYAGVLGLAGLVAFSLFAVPSSVRRAQDVERRTRAATRRLAALAVIASVLLAPLTAVWESGEELSAVARLDAWRDGLTSSAGVATLLALLGVAAALRGRSREPVLAAVGVALMLSSLAPVGHTRSYGPWWLVVPADVLHVLAGAVWWGGLIGLAIVLASGSTLRVRERAATLSRFSSVAGVSVVGLVAAGIVLYWRVADSFAALWETGYGRSVMIKALLLVPVVAVAAWNRRFVVRRVSGRDAEAGARVLRRTVAFEAVVIAGVLLATGVLVGQTPPPRTDTVVRDVPTVQRAQLELEDSHRVEVVVSPTRRGVNAVQIELTDGAGRVVDLPDPPRLQISLEEGDVGPINRPLTRTGPGHWEGTADLPLPGAWRLLVAVRLTRFDEPVVSTEVLIP from the coding sequence GTGACCTTCGCCCCACGCGCCCGGAGAGCACGGCTCGCCGCCGTGCTCTCCGGGCTGCTCCTGCTCCTGGTGTGGCCGGCCGCCGCGTTCGGCCACGCCACGCCGATCGGGAGCAACCCCGCGGACGGGCAGGTGCTGACGTCCTCGCCGAGCGAGCTCACCGTGTCGTTCACGGAGCCGGTGACGCTCGCGGGGAACGGCAACGCCGTGCTCGACGCCACGGGCGAGGAGGAGCCGGCGGAGTTCTCCGTGCGTGACTCCGTCCTCACGATCCGTCCCGAACAGCCCCTGCCGACGGGGACCCACGTCGTGACGTGGCGCGTCGTGTCGGCCGACTCCCACCCCGTCACCGGTGGGTTCACGTTCGCGGTGGGCGAGGCGACGCCCGGCGCGATCGGCGTGCCGGATTCCGAGGCCCAGCGCGAGCTCGTCGTGGGACGGTCGGTCGTCGAGGCCCTCCGCTACGCCGGTGTGCTCGGGCTCGCCGGGCTCGTCGCCTTCTCGCTCTTCGCGGTGCCCTCCTCCGTGCGCCGGGCGCAGGACGTCGAGCGACGCACGCGCGCAGCCACGCGGCGACTCGCCGCGCTCGCCGTCATCGCCTCCGTCCTGCTCGCACCCCTCACCGCCGTGTGGGAGTCGGGGGAGGAGCTGTCCGCGGTCGCGCGTCTCGATGCCTGGCGCGACGGACTGACCTCGTCCGCCGGCGTGGCCACACTCCTGGCGCTCCTGGGAGTGGCGGCGGCGCTGCGCGGGCGATCGCGTGAGCCCGTGCTCGCCGCGGTCGGGGTCGCGCTGATGCTCTCCTCGCTCGCGCCGGTCGGGCACACCCGCAGCTACGGTCCCTGGTGGCTCGTCGTCCCGGCCGACGTCCTGCACGTGCTCGCCGGCGCGGTCTGGTGGGGCGGACTGATCGGCCTCGCGATCGTCCTCGCGTCGGGCTCGACCCTGCGGGTGCGGGAGCGCGCGGCCACCCTCTCCCGTTTCTCCTCCGTTGCCGGGGTGTCGGTCGTCGGGCTCGTCGCGGCGGGCATCGTCCTCTACTGGCGGGTCGCGGACTCGTTCGCGGCCCTGTGGGAGACCGGGTACGGCAGATCGGTGATGATCAAGGCGCTCCTGCTCGTCCCCGTGGTCGCGGTCGCGGCATGGAACCGTCGGTTCGTCGTGCGCCGCGTCTCCGGACGCGACGCCGAGGCGGGGGCGCGCGTCCTCCGGCGCACCGTGGCCTTCGAGGCCGTCGTGATCGCCGGAGTGCTGCTCGCCACCGGCGTGCTCGTCGGGCAGACCCCGCCCCCGCGGACCGACACCGTCGTCAGGGACGTGCCGACCGTCCAGCGCGCGCAGCTCGAGCTGGAGGACTCCCACCGTGTCGAGGTCGTCGTGTCGCCCACGCGCCGCGGAGTGAACGCCGTGCAGATCGAACTGACGGACGGCGCGGGCCGCGTGGTGGACCTGCCCGATCCGCCACGCCTGCAGATCTCGCTCGAGGAGGGAGACGTCGGCCCGATCAACCGGCCGCTGACCCGAACGGGCCCGGGTCACTGGGAGGGCACCGCGGACCTCCCTCTGCCGGGCGCCTGGCGGCTGCTGGTGGCCGTGCGGCTGACCCGGTTCGACGAGCCCGTCGTGTCGACGGAGGTGCTGATCCCATGA
- a CDS encoding copper amine oxidase: MRKKTVTRIVAAGATALLTAGLVSVLPSTAATAAESPLACADSLIEKELENGSAWRMCARIHPIKGLILEQIEFKPATGDYEYAGYKRVLDQLNIAQLNVPYDTGHVQYNDITSYGFGKQYLMTQGPEVCSGEALDVDQSFTYSGRLVERTIPGICVQEDPTGLMTHAQETQIGGGTLYADQGTTLAVSSISKISWYEYQQRVSFDDHGQIDVGLGATGDIAPGWASESQTGAFFGTNPKVGWPLSGKSTVTSTQGGQTTTKEVQSYAGSHWHNAIYKVDFGIDKAERQTVEQWDFSSPGSGTRAPIVEGTGTVKSSAFSSVENEDHDQLSWWRVLNPNSKNKDGHARSYEIVNNNTSNALIPVTSPAVSFTNYRSCEEYASDNLNAGCPGQTILDYVANDTHELTDPVAWVNVGFHHTDKDEDQSPMPIHWQKFQLVPRDFFAQKPTIKDARKCINGPFSSVNAVTKPCTPENTVKPKITDKADSTATVVPAVGKVLTSSAGTWRSAAQSLTYAYTWFRNGEAVSTGQDYTLSEADMNASISVKVNASAAGFPSNVAESDAVVWGTPPTTAPTPEPTTEPTTAPTTAPTTAPTTAPTTRPVAKATPRVAVRLAAKTVKPGRKNKVAVTVTAAGKPVSGKVRLTVNGSVRTLTLVKGRTNLTFTAPKKPKGYVVKASYAGSGTVKSGTAAVKYVVRK; encoded by the coding sequence ATGCGAAAGAAGACAGTGACGCGGATCGTCGCCGCCGGCGCGACCGCACTCCTCACGGCAGGCCTGGTCTCGGTCCTGCCCTCGACGGCGGCGACCGCCGCCGAGTCGCCCCTGGCGTGTGCGGACAGCCTCATCGAGAAGGAGCTGGAGAACGGGTCCGCGTGGCGGATGTGCGCGCGCATCCACCCGATCAAGGGCCTCATCCTCGAGCAGATCGAGTTCAAGCCGGCCACGGGCGACTACGAGTACGCGGGCTACAAGCGCGTGCTCGACCAGCTCAACATCGCCCAGCTGAACGTGCCGTACGACACCGGTCACGTGCAGTACAACGACATCACCTCGTACGGGTTCGGCAAGCAGTACCTGATGACGCAGGGGCCCGAGGTGTGCTCCGGCGAGGCGCTCGACGTGGACCAGTCGTTCACGTACAGCGGACGTCTCGTGGAGCGGACTATCCCGGGCATCTGCGTGCAGGAGGACCCCACGGGACTCATGACGCACGCCCAGGAGACCCAGATCGGCGGCGGCACGCTGTACGCCGACCAGGGCACGACCCTCGCCGTCTCGTCCATCTCGAAGATCAGCTGGTACGAGTACCAGCAGCGCGTCTCCTTCGACGACCACGGTCAGATCGACGTCGGCCTCGGCGCCACGGGCGACATCGCACCCGGCTGGGCCTCCGAGAGCCAGACAGGTGCGTTCTTCGGCACCAACCCCAAGGTCGGCTGGCCCCTGTCGGGCAAGTCCACCGTGACGTCGACCCAGGGCGGCCAGACCACCACCAAGGAGGTCCAGTCGTACGCGGGCTCGCACTGGCACAACGCGATCTACAAGGTGGACTTCGGCATCGACAAGGCCGAGCGGCAGACGGTCGAGCAGTGGGACTTCAGCAGCCCCGGGTCCGGGACGCGCGCTCCGATCGTCGAGGGCACGGGAACGGTCAAGAGCTCGGCCTTCTCCTCGGTCGAGAACGAGGACCACGACCAGCTCAGCTGGTGGCGCGTGCTGAACCCCAACAGCAAGAACAAGGACGGGCACGCGCGCTCGTACGAGATCGTGAACAACAACACCTCCAACGCGCTGATCCCGGTCACGTCGCCGGCGGTGTCGTTCACGAACTACCGCTCGTGCGAGGAGTACGCCTCGGACAACCTCAACGCGGGGTGCCCGGGACAGACCATCCTCGACTACGTCGCGAACGACACCCACGAGCTGACCGACCCGGTCGCGTGGGTGAACGTCGGGTTCCACCACACCGACAAGGACGAGGACCAGTCGCCGATGCCGATCCACTGGCAGAAGTTCCAGCTGGTCCCGCGTGACTTCTTCGCCCAGAAGCCGACGATCAAGGATGCGCGCAAGTGCATCAACGGTCCGTTCTCCTCGGTGAACGCGGTCACGAAGCCGTGCACGCCGGAGAACACGGTCAAGCCGAAGATCACCGACAAGGCCGACAGCACCGCGACCGTCGTTCCCGCCGTGGGCAAGGTCCTGACGTCGAGCGCGGGCACGTGGCGCAGTGCGGCCCAGAGCCTGACCTACGCGTACACCTGGTTCCGCAACGGCGAGGCCGTGTCGACGGGCCAGGACTACACCCTGAGCGAGGCCGACATGAACGCATCGATCTCGGTCAAGGTGAACGCATCGGCCGCCGGCTTCCCGTCGAACGTCGCCGAGTCCGACGCGGTCGTGTGGGGCACCCCGCCCACGACGGCTCCCACCCCGGAGCCGACGACCGAGCCGACGACCGCCCCGACGACGGCGCCCACCACGGCACCGACGACGGCGCCCACCACGCGGCCCGTCGCCAAGGCGACGCCGCGCGTGGCGGTGCGGCTGGCGGCCAAGACCGTGAAGCCCGGCCGGAAGAACAAGGTCGCCGTCACGGTGACCGCGGCCGGCAAGCCGGTCTCCGGGAAGGTGCGACTCACGGTGAACGGCAGCGTGAGGACGCTGACCCTGGTGAAGGGTCGCACCAACCTCACCTTCACGGCACCGAAGAAGCCGAAGGGGTACGTCGTGAAGGCGTCGTACGCCGGAAGCGGCACGGTCAAGTCGGGAACCGCCGCGGTGAAGTACGTGGTCAGGAAGTGA
- a CDS encoding YcnI family copper-binding membrane protein, whose product MSLAPRAARTAALALTSSALVVLGAGAASAHVSVTPSSTAAGSYAVLTFSVGHGCEASPTTQLTFQIPEEVIAVTPTVNPNWTVEKKIEKLESAVKGSHGSEYTERVAEVVYTAKTPLADGLRDTVSLQLPLPEEEGEKLVFPVIQTCEKGETAWTQTYEEGQDEPESPAPFITTTAAETDGHGGHGDADADAGADADETAEAGSGSDALGWAGVVLGALGLAAGGLALGRTRKRA is encoded by the coding sequence ATGTCCCTTGCCCCTCGTGCTGCCCGGACGGCAGCGCTCGCCCTCACGTCCTCGGCCCTCGTGGTCCTCGGCGCCGGAGCGGCCTCGGCCCACGTCTCGGTCACGCCGTCCTCGACGGCTGCCGGCTCCTACGCCGTGTTGACCTTCTCGGTCGGCCACGGCTGCGAGGCCTCGCCGACGACGCAGCTGACCTTCCAGATCCCTGAGGAGGTCATCGCCGTGACGCCGACGGTCAACCCGAACTGGACGGTCGAGAAGAAGATCGAGAAGCTCGAGTCCGCCGTCAAGGGGAGCCATGGCAGCGAGTACACCGAGCGCGTCGCGGAAGTCGTCTACACGGCCAAGACGCCGCTGGCCGACGGTCTGCGCGACACCGTCTCGTTGCAGCTGCCGCTGCCCGAGGAGGAGGGCGAGAAGCTCGTCTTCCCCGTGATCCAGACCTGCGAGAAGGGCGAGACCGCCTGGACGCAGACCTATGAGGAGGGTCAGGACGAGCCCGAGTCCCCGGCGCCGTTCATCACGACGACGGCCGCCGAGACCGACGGTCACGGCGGTCATGGCGACGCCGACGCCGACGCCGGCGCGGACGCGGACGAGACGGCCGAGGCCGGCTCGGGCTCCGACGCGCTGGGCTGGGCCGGCGTCGTGCTCGGCGCGCTGGGACTCGCGGCCGGCGGACTCGCGCTGGGTCGCACGCGGAAGCGCGCGTGA